The following coding sequences lie in one Porphyromonas asaccharolytica DSM 20707 genomic window:
- a CDS encoding InlB B-repeat-containing protein, producing the protein MKRILPLMLTLLTMVLTALTGTAQETAVTNYTRQGTAGADSGESYKVTYEAGTGGKITKASYQNPTAAWQNVDVQSGDMVPAGAMMELNAEPDEGYEIDQWTINGEPRGNGFMIFPTVNAALDIKVTFKKPATHKVHFSLEGNGTIKGLYPKNGWDTEFYDGDDLPEGVLVTFFVTPDNDYEVDKWVVNGSEEAPDRDFPHILRKTLTEELTVKAVLKKGTPKYNVSLGVGENGSIRGKFVDETGANRLFFEGSNIPIQEGTELEIRAIPNLGYMVDQWHTTAENTPLVPSPDDPNLCVVTVTEPMAIYVTFKEGESGYQVNYEAGEHGTIEKAVVWLPDGATPFESGQSLPAGQRVEFTAKPDKGYEVDQWLVKKGNNEETFTGITEFQTEIEGKMDVKVTFKKGAPAQYPVSWTVEGGTLEAKYKAQGSEEWTIIDNGGRVTEGTVVTLTVDPGDNEIKEWYINNALMEELAGVNETTITVEGETEIEVLCAPATPQPKTYKVTYSVSPKDQATLTVTDAKTKETIASGADVVEGTEITCQVTIPEGWELEKWTIGGTDYTEGAKESTITLTVDKDLEIQAVLQKQSEPQPTTYKVTYSVSPKDQATLTVTDAKTKEAITSGSKVVEGTEITCQLAIPEGSMWQLEKWTIGGKDYTEGAKKSTITLTVDKDLEIQAVLLDHTSVAAPAETHYVVSLQDGELMIQGLTTPTPIYLYSTAGELMLSRLMETSVLSLRALPQGVYFLVVEGQVYKVIK; encoded by the coding sequence ATGAAACGAATATTACCACTTATGCTGACGCTGCTCACGATGGTACTGACGGCACTGACCGGTACCGCTCAGGAGACGGCGGTGACGAACTACACGAGGCAGGGCACTGCCGGTGCAGACTCTGGAGAGAGCTATAAGGTAACTTATGAGGCTGGTACTGGAGGTAAAATAACTAAGGCCTCCTATCAGAACCCAACAGCTGCTTGGCAAAATGTAGATGTCCAATCTGGAGATATGGTCCCTGCAGGTGCCATGATGGAATTAAATGCCGAGCCTGATGAAGGTTATGAAATTGACCAATGGACAATCAATGGTGAGCCAAGGGGAAATGGATTCATGATTTTCCCAACAGTCAATGCTGCGCTGGATATAAAGGTGACCTTCAAGAAGCCTGCAACGCACAAAGTTCACTTCTCACTAGAGGGTAATGGAACTATCAAAGGGCTCTACCCTAAAAATGGATGGGATACAGAATTTTATGATGGAGATGATCTCCCCGAAGGAGTTCTAGTAACCTTCTTTGTAACGCCTGACAATGACTATGAAGTAGACAAATGGGTCGTCAATGGAAGCGAAGAAGCTCCAGATAGAGATTTTCCTCACATCTTGCGAAAGACTCTTACGGAGGAGCTTACTGTCAAGGCTGTCCTCAAGAAGGGCACGCCCAAGTATAATGTGTCTCTCGGCGTTGGCGAAAACGGCAGTATCAGAGGAAAGTTTGTTGATGAAACAGGTGCAAACAGACTATTTTTTGAAGGCTCAAATATTCCTATTCAAGAAGGTACCGAACTTGAGATACGCGCTATTCCAAACCTTGGCTATATGGTCGACCAATGGCATACCACAGCTGAAAATACGCCACTAGTCCCTTCACCCGATGATCCGAACCTTTGTGTGGTTACAGTGACTGAGCCTATGGCAATATATGTTACCTTCAAAGAGGGTGAATCAGGCTATCAAGTTAACTACGAGGCTGGAGAGCATGGCACTATAGAAAAGGCTGTAGTGTGGCTCCCCGATGGCGCTACGCCATTTGAGTCTGGACAAAGTCTTCCTGCTGGGCAAAGGGTTGAGTTCACAGCAAAGCCTGACAAAGGCTATGAGGTAGATCAGTGGCTCGTAAAGAAGGGAAACAACGAAGAGACCTTTACAGGCATCACTGAATTCCAAACGGAGATCGAGGGCAAGATGGATGTCAAGGTCACCTTTAAGAAGGGGGCACCTGCTCAATACCCTGTTTCTTGGACGGTAGAAGGCGGAACTCTTGAAGCTAAGTATAAGGCTCAAGGATCAGAGGAGTGGACGATAATCGATAATGGTGGTCGCGTCACTGAGGGCACCGTGGTAACACTGACCGTTGATCCAGGAGACAATGAGATCAAGGAGTGGTACATCAACAATGCCCTCATGGAAGAACTCGCAGGTGTCAATGAAACAACCATCACTGTAGAGGGTGAGACTGAAATTGAGGTCTTGTGTGCTCCTGCCACGCCTCAACCTAAGACCTATAAGGTTACTTACTCGGTCTCTCCCAAGGATCAGGCTACGCTGACCGTCACTGACGCTAAGACCAAGGAGACTATAGCCTCTGGTGCTGACGTCGTAGAGGGTACCGAGATCACTTGTCAAGTCACCATTCCTGAGGGATGGGAGCTAGAGAAGTGGACCATCGGTGGCACGGACTATACCGAGGGTGCTAAGGAGTCAACCATCACATTGACCGTAGATAAGGATCTCGAGATACAAGCAGTACTGCAGAAACAGTCCGAGCCTCAACCTACGACCTATAAGGTGACCTACTCTGTATCACCTAAGGATCAGGCTACACTGACCGTGACTGACGCTAAGACCAAGGAGGCTATCACCTCTGGCTCTAAGGTCGTAGAGGGTACGGAGATCACCTGCCAGCTAGCAATCCCCGAGGGATCTATGTGGCAGCTAGAGAAGTGGACCATCGGTGGCAAGGACTACACCGAGGGTGCTAAGAAGTCAACCATCACACTGACCGTCGATAAGGATCTCGAGATACAAGCTGTACTACTAGACCACACCTCTGTAGCGGCTCCTGCGGAGACTCACTACGTAGTCTCTCTACAGGATGGAGAGCTGATGATCCAAGGACTCACCACGCCTACTCCTATATATCTATATAGTACGGCGGGCGAGCTGATGCTATCTCGTCTGATGGAGACATCAGTGCTTTCACTTCGTGCTCTACCTCAAGGTGTTTACTTCCTCGTCGTAGAGGGTCAGGTCTACAAGGTAATCAAATAA
- a CDS encoding UDP-2,3-diacylglucosamine diphosphatase, whose protein sequence is MGAIYFLSDAHLGSPYHDDPRRAELRLVAWLRSIADDAEAVYLLGDMLDYWFDYKYVVPRGSVRFLAALADLVQRGVEVHYIMGNHDLWLTDYFEKELGVIVHRDTVVCQLKGRTFRLSHGHREYALRYKKERWLFGTFESRLARCLYAAIHPRWTVAFAQRWAYRNRLRQMRAADDPSRPGHNPQMNVERDEWLVQYTKELIPQHPEIDYYIYGHRHLLLNLSLPDDRRCIILGDWIHYNSYARWDGEALTLSLYDEQ, encoded by the coding sequence ATGGGAGCTATATACTTTCTATCCGATGCACACCTAGGGTCGCCTTACCACGACGATCCTAGGCGTGCTGAACTACGACTGGTCGCCTGGCTACGCTCCATAGCGGACGATGCCGAGGCGGTCTACCTGCTGGGCGATATGCTCGACTACTGGTTTGACTACAAGTATGTCGTGCCGAGGGGATCGGTACGCTTCCTCGCAGCCCTGGCTGATCTCGTGCAGCGAGGTGTCGAGGTGCACTACATCATGGGCAATCACGACCTTTGGCTCACTGATTACTTTGAAAAAGAGCTAGGTGTCATCGTGCATCGTGATACGGTCGTCTGCCAGCTCAAGGGGCGTACCTTCCGCCTGTCGCACGGACATCGTGAGTATGCCCTACGCTACAAGAAGGAGCGATGGCTCTTCGGTACATTCGAGAGCCGGCTCGCACGCTGTCTCTATGCAGCGATCCATCCTCGCTGGACGGTCGCCTTCGCACAGCGATGGGCTTACCGCAATCGCCTGCGACAGATGCGAGCTGCCGACGATCCGTCACGACCTGGCCACAATCCGCAGATGAATGTGGAGCGAGACGAGTGGCTCGTGCAGTACACCAAGGAGCTGATCCCGCAGCACCCCGAGATAGACTACTATATATATGGTCACCGTCACCTGCTGCTCAATCTCTCGCTCCCCGACGATCGTCGCTGCATCATCCTCGGCGACTGGATTCATTATAACTCTTACGCCCGCTGGGATGGCGAGGCACTCACCTTATCGCTCTACGACGAGCAGTAA
- a CDS encoding iron-sulfur cluster assembly protein, whose protein sequence is METLQLEEQIVKMLRTVYDPEIPVNIYDLGLIYNVDIQEEGAKVVITMTLTAPNCPAADFILQDVQIKVESIKGVKRCDIELTFDPSWDSSMMSEEAQLELGFL, encoded by the coding sequence ATGGAGACACTACAACTAGAGGAGCAGATCGTCAAGATGCTCCGCACCGTCTACGACCCTGAGATCCCTGTCAATATCTACGACCTAGGTCTTATCTACAACGTGGATATACAGGAGGAGGGGGCTAAGGTGGTGATCACGATGACACTCACGGCGCCCAATTGCCCGGCCGCAGACTTTATCCTACAAGATGTACAGATCAAAGTCGAGAGCATCAAGGGTGTCAAGCGGTGTGACATAGAGCTCACCTTCGACCCATCGTGGGATAGCTCGATGATGTCCGAAGAGGCACAGCTGGAGCTGGGCTTCCTCTAG
- a CDS encoding S46 family peptidase: protein MTTHLRRVLLLLLTSLTLSAVALADGGMWLLEQMADQADELQAKGLQIPVEEIYNPDGPCLQRAVVMFDGGCSGVFVSNQGLVLTNHHCGYDQIQSHSAVEHNYLRDGIWTQSMREELPCPGLEVISIDKITNVTDQVNKLLKESPYKEDPMAAFSIATLTKMIPAIVGEEAMKQPGIRYELKPFYGGNRYYLFTKKVFTDVRLVAAPPSAIGKYGSDTDNWMWPRHTGDFSIFRVYVDKNNNPADYSADNVPYKPERFAAVSTSGVQRDDFALIMGFPGTTNHFFTEAQVDEWSEIDNNIRIEMRGLRQEVMLRRMLADEKVNIQYAAKYAYSQNGYKRAQGANWAIRTRNLQATKRAQQDELAQWAKANNRTEVTKAIQTIADCVAARREARRVQWYLMEGILTPIEFLQIPLVDGKKLQQWSDPKVREEIISELRSGYAAFYNKDYDPTVDKEVATVLLQRYTERIDEAHWPEALREGVAQYHSVQAYVTHLFDSSIFADPARFETFLKTPSREQLLNDPMMQFAVSTINLFVQMREQQAAYDDPIKLAHRDYVRGAMDMQGARKVWPDANLTLRFTYGNVRGYTPRDNVYYGHQTTLTGVMEKEDPTSWEFALPDQIKEIYKQKDYGVYALPNGEMPVNFCATTHTTGGNSGSPVFDSKGRLIGLNFDRNWEGVGGDIEYLPDYQRSIILDIRYLLMLVDKYGHCQRLLDEMNLVK, encoded by the coding sequence ATGACAACTCACCTAAGAAGAGTACTGCTGCTCCTGCTTACCAGTCTCACCCTCTCGGCCGTAGCACTGGCTGATGGAGGTATGTGGCTACTGGAGCAGATGGCTGACCAAGCTGACGAACTCCAAGCTAAGGGGCTACAGATCCCTGTGGAGGAGATATACAATCCCGATGGCCCTTGCTTGCAGCGGGCAGTCGTGATGTTTGACGGGGGCTGCTCAGGCGTCTTCGTCTCGAACCAAGGACTCGTTTTGACCAACCACCACTGTGGCTACGATCAGATACAGAGCCACTCAGCCGTAGAGCACAACTACCTACGTGACGGCATCTGGACGCAGTCCATGCGTGAGGAGCTACCCTGTCCAGGACTAGAGGTGATCTCTATCGATAAGATCACCAACGTGACCGACCAGGTGAACAAGCTGCTCAAGGAGTCTCCCTACAAGGAGGATCCGATGGCGGCTTTCTCCATTGCGACGCTCACCAAGATGATCCCCGCGATCGTAGGCGAGGAGGCAATGAAGCAGCCTGGCATTCGCTACGAGCTGAAGCCTTTCTATGGGGGTAACCGCTACTACCTCTTTACCAAGAAGGTCTTTACCGACGTGCGTCTTGTAGCGGCTCCGCCCAGTGCTATCGGTAAGTATGGCTCCGACACGGACAACTGGATGTGGCCTCGCCACACGGGAGACTTCTCCATATTCCGTGTTTATGTGGACAAGAACAATAACCCCGCGGACTACAGCGCTGACAATGTGCCGTACAAGCCAGAGCGCTTTGCAGCGGTCTCTACTTCAGGCGTACAGCGCGACGACTTTGCGCTGATTATGGGCTTCCCCGGGACGACCAATCACTTCTTCACAGAGGCGCAAGTAGACGAGTGGTCTGAGATAGATAATAACATACGTATCGAGATGCGTGGTCTGCGTCAGGAGGTGATGCTACGTCGTATGCTTGCTGACGAAAAGGTCAACATACAGTACGCTGCTAAGTATGCCTACTCGCAAAACGGCTACAAGCGCGCTCAAGGTGCCAACTGGGCAATCCGTACCCGTAACCTACAGGCGACTAAGCGTGCGCAGCAGGATGAGCTGGCGCAATGGGCTAAAGCAAACAACCGTACCGAGGTGACCAAAGCTATCCAGACGATCGCTGACTGTGTCGCTGCGCGTCGGGAGGCGCGTCGTGTGCAGTGGTACCTCATGGAGGGCATTCTGACGCCAATCGAGTTTCTACAGATACCGCTAGTGGACGGCAAGAAGCTTCAGCAGTGGAGCGACCCGAAGGTGCGCGAGGAGATCATCAGCGAGCTGCGTAGTGGCTACGCTGCTTTCTATAATAAGGACTATGATCCAACGGTCGACAAAGAGGTTGCGACAGTACTCCTGCAGCGCTACACGGAGCGTATCGATGAGGCGCACTGGCCAGAAGCTCTTCGTGAGGGGGTGGCTCAGTATCACTCGGTACAGGCTTATGTGACTCATCTCTTCGACAGCTCGATCTTTGCTGATCCAGCACGCTTCGAGACTTTCCTCAAGACTCCCTCACGTGAGCAGCTGCTGAACGATCCGATGATGCAGTTTGCCGTATCGACCATCAATCTCTTTGTCCAGATGCGTGAGCAGCAGGCTGCTTACGATGATCCGATCAAGCTGGCTCACAGAGACTATGTGCGTGGCGCGATGGATATGCAAGGTGCGCGCAAGGTGTGGCCCGATGCTAACCTGACGCTCCGCTTTACCTACGGTAATGTGCGTGGCTACACTCCTCGCGACAACGTCTACTACGGTCATCAGACGACCCTCACGGGGGTGATGGAAAAGGAAGACCCCACGAGCTGGGAGTTTGCCCTGCCTGACCAAATCAAAGAGATTTACAAGCAAAAGGACTACGGTGTCTATGCGTTACCCAATGGCGAGATGCCAGTCAACTTCTGCGCTACGACCCATACGACGGGCGGTAACTCGGGGAGCCCTGTCTTCGACAGTAAGGGACGCCTGATCGGACTGAACTTCGACCGCAACTGGGAGGGTGTCGGTGGCGACATCGAGTACCTGCCAGACTACCAGAGGAGCATTATCCTAGATATACGCTACCTCCTCATGCTCGTCGACAAGTATGGTCACTGTCAGCGACTGCTCGACGAGATGAACCTTGTTAAGTAA
- a CDS encoding CYTH domain-containing protein has protein sequence MLEIERKYLVSRDDYLREASHHHHIRQGYLTADGRVTVRVRIIDDEARLTIKGGSTADGLIRSEWEYPIPVTDAEEMLRQCASSSLEKVRYYVPYEGFVWEVDRFGGRLEGLVMAEVELTSPADRPELPTWLGREVTGDPRYYNAMLAQELAPPPTT, from the coding sequence GTGCTAGAGATCGAGCGCAAGTACCTCGTCAGTCGTGATGACTACCTCCGAGAGGCGTCTCACCACCACCATATCCGTCAGGGCTATCTGACAGCAGACGGACGGGTGACGGTGCGGGTGCGCATCATCGACGATGAGGCGCGACTCACTATCAAGGGAGGCTCCACTGCTGACGGACTGATCCGCTCCGAGTGGGAGTACCCGATCCCTGTCACCGATGCTGAGGAGATGCTGCGCCAGTGTGCTAGCAGTAGCCTTGAGAAGGTGCGCTACTACGTGCCTTACGAGGGCTTCGTGTGGGAGGTAGACCGCTTTGGCGGGCGGCTAGAAGGTCTGGTCATGGCAGAGGTGGAGCTGACGAGCCCTGCAGATCGTCCTGAGCTACCCACTTGGCTGGGGCGTGAGGTGACGGGCGACCCGCGCTACTACAATGCTATGCTAGCGCAAGAGCTGGCGCCACCACCCACCACTTGA
- a CDS encoding DUF2027 domain-containing protein gives MTQNIKVGDTIRYLNASGGGVVKRIERGVAWVEGPDGFELPTPIHECVVVDNRDTFVPAYKPPVVKRQEPAAQPNKSSAPVATPATPETVESAEQDLSFVAPISKGPWFDRPGGEQLQVHIAYLPVSYEHFGQSPYETYLINESNYHLLFTYSTTTSAGGYKLRSAGVLEPDMRVLVEEFDASEINDHAVSHFQFIAYKPERTYRSMPPVERQVRMDVVKLVKRHAFRENPFFDEDALVIPVLEAYDGTQQAPAEEPAPATNRSGALPQRAIERAEQATAAQKGSQKAPQKPTKKSTAKTKSEPKRPDAPAAPQAVPATPEQTIEKVGLEAERILPNATGMTPHEVLLYQLKNFRRELDKRLDRRGSKVVFIHGAGQGVLHQLIINRIEQDYPMVQYRDVTFDGFPMGAIEVTISEK, from the coding sequence ATGACACAGAATATAAAAGTAGGAGACACTATCCGCTACCTCAATGCGTCGGGCGGTGGTGTCGTCAAGCGCATCGAGCGTGGTGTGGCGTGGGTCGAGGGCCCCGACGGTTTCGAGCTGCCCACACCGATACATGAATGCGTGGTGGTAGACAACCGTGACACTTTCGTACCAGCATATAAGCCTCCCGTAGTGAAGCGACAAGAGCCGGCAGCGCAGCCAAACAAAAGCAGTGCGCCCGTGGCGACTCCCGCTACCCCAGAGACTGTCGAGAGCGCAGAGCAAGACTTGAGCTTTGTGGCTCCTATATCTAAGGGTCCTTGGTTTGACCGTCCAGGAGGTGAGCAGCTACAGGTGCATATCGCCTATCTCCCCGTATCGTATGAGCACTTCGGACAGTCTCCCTACGAGACTTATCTGATCAATGAGAGCAACTATCATCTCCTTTTCACCTATAGCACGACAACCTCAGCGGGAGGCTACAAGCTCCGCTCGGCGGGCGTCCTAGAGCCTGATATGCGGGTACTGGTCGAGGAGTTTGACGCGTCGGAGATCAACGATCATGCCGTCTCACACTTCCAGTTTATCGCATACAAGCCTGAGCGTACCTATCGCTCCATGCCACCCGTAGAGCGTCAAGTACGGATGGATGTGGTCAAACTGGTGAAGCGTCACGCCTTTCGTGAGAACCCCTTCTTTGATGAGGATGCGCTTGTGATCCCCGTCCTAGAGGCATACGATGGCACCCAGCAAGCTCCTGCAGAGGAGCCAGCACCAGCGACGAATCGCTCAGGAGCCTTGCCTCAGCGTGCTATCGAGCGTGCAGAGCAAGCGACAGCAGCACAAAAAGGATCACAGAAGGCACCGCAAAAGCCTACTAAGAAGAGTACAGCTAAGACTAAGTCTGAGCCCAAGCGCCCCGACGCCCCAGCAGCTCCACAGGCTGTGCCTGCGACGCCTGAGCAAACTATCGAGAAGGTGGGACTAGAGGCGGAGCGTATCCTCCCGAATGCTACAGGGATGACCCCACACGAGGTGCTGCTCTACCAGCTGAAGAACTTCCGCCGTGAGCTAGACAAGCGCCTCGATCGTCGTGGCAGCAAGGTGGTCTTCATCCATGGAGCTGGTCAGGGTGTCCTGCATCAACTGATCATCAACCGCATCGAGCAGGACTACCCGATGGTGCAGTATCGAGACGTCACGTTCGACGGATTCCCGATGGGCGCTATCGAAGTCACTATCTCCGAAAAATAA
- a CDS encoding leucine-rich repeat domain-containing protein — translation MKHYYTLLTYALSLLLWWSIASLSAQTTIEVTEPGTLQAKLSETTELSNLVITGSLNADDFGALRKTAGITSLDLSGVEVVAGGSYEGNPYMSETVETVPGTMPGYFLFAGELAESLTSITLPNSVTRLGTRCLQNGTKLTEIHLPSTLTYVGELSFGWCESLEAIELPESIDSLGSSAFEGCKLLAQVEIPGEVSYIGKSLFQDCEALSEVTLPATMREISFSTFKGCTSLEELDLPEMLSTIGVSAFEGCTSLSEIQLPPLMRTIEHDAFNGCVALTSVTIQSMAMETIGDQAFMNCAALEEIMIPAGVTRIGGNAFSGCEALASIVLPSKLKTLMGGAFARTAITEVTIPDGCEEILYGAFAHCKSLETVTLPRSMKKMSDKAFGGCDALKTLIVTNPTPVVSNKKEDLAGLADLSAMSELTLVVPEGAKDAYTAADGWKEFANVSEMLTLTAAVSAEKPLEGTITALTTPELYRAVKLTGTITSADLEALTQLPRMQELDLSEVTYDAEANPLEGFNFKGYAQLRKLTYPKQLTTIPASSCSQAMLLEEVVLPEGVTDIEEDAFSYCTALRSIALPQTALNLGESVFHGCTSLEAIVFPDSIELIPDYGFFDCVSLREVRFPKKVADIGEQAFVNCSHIKQIWLGENVNEIKDMAFFACDALETITTLREEPPVTSENAFTEEHYETVTVVVASEEIKEAYQAADAWCNFKNYKVDPTITVAVQQPQTVAPAVVYGALAALHLELADAESLVSIYSPSGLQLASHYLPAGTYELPLAEGLYIVTVNQSSYKVYVR, via the coding sequence ATGAAGCATTACTACACTTTATTGACCTATGCGCTCTCACTGCTCTTATGGTGGAGCATAGCGTCACTATCGGCTCAGACCACGATCGAGGTCACTGAGCCAGGCACGCTCCAGGCGAAGCTGAGCGAAACGACCGAGCTGTCTAATCTAGTGATCACGGGGTCGCTCAATGCGGACGACTTCGGAGCGCTGAGGAAGACGGCTGGCATCACCTCACTCGACCTCTCTGGCGTGGAGGTCGTCGCTGGCGGTAGTTACGAGGGCAATCCCTATATGTCGGAGACTGTCGAGACAGTACCTGGGACCATGCCGGGTTACTTCCTCTTTGCGGGTGAACTGGCAGAGAGCCTCACCTCAATAACACTACCGAACAGTGTGACTCGACTAGGGACTCGCTGCTTACAAAACGGCACCAAGCTAACCGAGATACATCTGCCTAGCACACTTACCTATGTGGGCGAACTGTCATTTGGCTGGTGCGAGAGCCTAGAGGCTATCGAGCTCCCTGAGTCGATTGACTCGCTTGGGTCTTCAGCCTTCGAGGGGTGCAAGCTCCTCGCACAGGTGGAGATACCTGGAGAGGTCAGCTATATAGGTAAGTCTCTCTTTCAGGATTGCGAGGCGCTCTCCGAGGTGACGCTACCCGCTACGATGCGTGAGATCTCCTTTTCTACCTTTAAGGGCTGTACCTCTCTTGAGGAGCTAGACTTACCAGAGATGCTTAGCACGATCGGTGTCTCAGCCTTCGAAGGCTGCACGAGTCTCTCCGAGATACAACTACCACCACTGATGCGCACTATCGAGCATGACGCATTCAATGGCTGCGTGGCTCTTACGAGTGTCACCATACAGAGTATGGCGATGGAGACTATCGGCGACCAAGCATTTATGAACTGTGCTGCACTAGAGGAGATCATGATCCCCGCTGGCGTAACTAGGATCGGGGGCAACGCCTTCAGCGGTTGCGAAGCACTTGCTAGTATCGTCCTACCCTCCAAGCTCAAGACTCTGATGGGCGGTGCTTTCGCTCGCACAGCGATCACTGAAGTGACGATACCTGACGGGTGTGAGGAGATACTATATGGCGCCTTCGCCCACTGTAAGAGCCTGGAGACGGTGACGCTACCTCGCTCGATGAAGAAGATGAGCGACAAGGCATTCGGTGGTTGTGATGCACTCAAGACTTTGATCGTGACCAATCCGACGCCCGTCGTCTCTAACAAGAAGGAGGATCTAGCTGGTCTAGCCGATCTCTCTGCTATGAGCGAGCTAACGCTTGTCGTTCCTGAGGGTGCCAAGGATGCCTACACAGCAGCTGATGGGTGGAAAGAGTTTGCCAACGTATCGGAGATGCTGACGCTCACTGCTGCAGTCTCTGCCGAGAAGCCACTAGAGGGTACCATCACCGCTCTGACAACGCCTGAACTATACCGTGCGGTCAAACTAACGGGTACGATAACGAGTGCCGACCTGGAGGCGCTTACTCAGCTACCTCGCATGCAGGAGCTAGATCTCAGCGAGGTCACCTATGATGCTGAGGCCAATCCGCTAGAAGGCTTCAACTTTAAGGGTTACGCTCAGCTGCGCAAGCTGACCTATCCTAAGCAGCTCACGACGATCCCCGCCTCTAGTTGTAGTCAAGCGATGCTTCTCGAGGAGGTGGTGCTACCGGAGGGTGTGACCGACATCGAGGAGGATGCCTTTAGCTACTGCACTGCGCTGCGTAGTATAGCGCTCCCTCAGACGGCTCTGAACCTTGGCGAGAGCGTCTTCCATGGCTGCACTTCGCTAGAGGCGATCGTCTTCCCCGATAGCATCGAGCTAATACCAGACTATGGTTTCTTCGACTGTGTCTCGCTGCGGGAAGTTCGCTTTCCTAAGAAGGTTGCCGACATCGGCGAGCAAGCTTTTGTCAATTGCTCACACATCAAGCAGATCTGGCTGGGCGAAAATGTTAACGAGATTAAGGATATGGCATTCTTCGCTTGTGATGCCCTAGAGACGATCACAACGCTGCGCGAGGAGCCTCCTGTCACGTCAGAGAACGCATTCACCGAGGAGCATTACGAGACGGTCACGGTCGTTGTCGCTTCGGAGGAGATCAAAGAAGCTTACCAAGCAGCCGATGCGTGGTGCAACTTTAAGAACTACAAGGTCGACCCGACGATCACCGTTGCCGTGCAGCAGCCACAGACGGTCGCCCCTGCTGTCGTGTACGGCGCTCTAGCTGCGCTCCACCTAGAGCTGGCTGACGCTGAGAGTCTCGTCTCTATCTACTCGCCTAGCGGTCTACAGCTAGCCTCTCACTATCTGCCCGCTGGTACGTATGAGCTGCCACTAGCAGAGGGTCTCTACATCGTTACGGTCAATCAATCAAGCTACAAGGTATATGTACGCTAA